The genomic region ACGGCGGCCATCACAAAGGTGTTGTCCAAGCACAACCCCAAGATCAAGTTCCGTTCGTTTGATTCGATTGATAACGCGCCGGAAGAAAAGGCGCGCGGCATCACCATCGCCACGGCGCACGTGGAGTACGAGACGCCCAACCGGCACTACGCCC from Terriglobia bacterium harbors:
- the tuf gene encoding elongation factor Tu (EF-Tu; promotes GTP-dependent binding of aminoacyl-tRNA to the A-site of ribosomes during protein biosynthesis; when the tRNA anticodon matches the mRNA codon, GTP hydrolysis results; the inactive EF-Tu-GDP leaves the ribosome and release of GDP is promoted by elongation factor Ts; many prokaryotes have two copies of the gene encoding EF-Tu) codes for the protein MAKEKFDRTKPHVNVGTIGHIDHGKTTLTAAITKVLSKHNPKIKFRSFDSIDNAPEEKARGITIATAHVEYETPNRHYA